The sequence CGATAAAGTCGGCGCACTGATGTAGATATTTTGCGCGAGCTTTTCCAGCTCAGGCACTGCCGCTTCTGGCGCGACTAACCAGCCTAAGCGCCAGCCGGTCATGCCAAAGTATTTAGAGAAACTATTGAGGACAAAGGCATCGTTATCCACTTCTAAAACACTGGCGGCATCCATGCCATAGGTCAGGCCATGGTAAATCTCATCCACCACCAAATGCCCGCCGCGTTCATGTAGCGCCGCCGATAGTGCTTTTAATTCCTCACGACTCAGCACAGTACCGGTTGGGTTTGCCGGTGACGCCACCAACGCGCCAACACTGTCTTGATCCCAATAACGCTCAACTAAGCCTGCGGTAAGCTGATAATTCACCTCTGGCCCGACCGGCACCAGTTGTGCATTGCCTTCAACTAAACGCAAAAAGTGACGGTTACAGGGATAACCCGGATCAGCCAACAACCAATGCTTACCCGGATCAACCAACAAGGCACTGGCCAGCAACAGCGCACCGGAGCCACCTGGGGTGATCATAATCCGCTCAGGATTTATATCTAAGCCGTAACGGCTGGCATAAAAACCAGCAATCGCCTCACGTAAAGCAGGCAGTCCTCGCGCCGCGGTATAGCGTGTATGGCCCGAGGCTAAAGCGGCCTGACCGGCTTGAATAATCGGCTCGGCGGTATTGAAATCCGGCTCGCCAATTTCTAAATGGATCACGTCGTGGCCTTCAGCTTGCAGCTCATTGGCACGCTGTAATAAGGCCATCACATGAAAGGGTTCAATTGCGCGACTGCGGGCGCTATAGGAAAAAGTCATAGTATCCACTCTTATAAACAACGGTGTGAGTCGAGCAATTAATTAAATTCAGCCAGCTGCTCACATAACTGCTCAAGCGCTGCAAACATTTGCAAGCTTGGGCGCTCTAAGCCGTGGTCCGGCACTTCTAATACTTGGCCAAACTGCACCGCTCGGATAACCGGCCACGCCTGCCACATCTGCGCCAAGCGTGAGCTGCCAAGCAAAATAACATCAGGGTTGCGTGCAATCACTGATTCGACACTGACTGCGGTGCCGACAAAGCGAGATCAGCATATATATTTTGTGCACCACACACGCGCAGTGCATCACTGATAGTTTGCTCACCACCCAAGGTGTACATGGGTGCGTCCCATGCTTGGTAAAAAACCTTTAATGGTACATCACGCTGATAGCGTGCACGCATCTGCGCCAGCTGTTGCTGCAACTCAATGGTGAGTTCCGCACCGCACTGCTCTGCGCCAACCAGCGCACCAATATCTGCAAACTGCTGGGCCAATTCATCCATAGTTTGCGCATCAGCGCTAAACACTGGCACACCCAACTGCTGTAACTGCTTAAGTTGCATCTGAGAAATACTGCTGGGCCAGTGCAAAACCAAATCGGCTTGCAAGCTGAGCAGTGTTTCCAACTCAAACTGGGCAAACTGCCCGACTGAAGCGATGTCTGCCAGCCCCTTTGCTCGCGGCACAGCATCTAAGATGCCAACTAGGGCAGACTCGGCCTGCAAGTCGAGCATGATTTCAGTCAGCGAGGGCGCTAGGCTAACAACCCGTTCAGCCGCTAGCAGTGGCAATAGCGCAGCACTGATCCAACAGAGGCAGCTGAGTGTGACAACCCGCAAAGCCATCATGACAATTGGCGAGGCGTGCGATACAGCCAAAACAGTACCGGTGTGGCCAACGCCAGCAAGACCACGACAGGCAATTCGAGGCCGATCGTTTTAGCCAAAGCAGCCGTCCAAGCAGGAATACAGGCATACCACAAGGCATGCAAACGTGTATGCAACAAGCATTGCCAAGCAGCAGGCTCTTGCTCAGTATGACGCGCTTTACCCACGGCTATTACTGCATGTTTAAAGCGCTGAAAAGGTTTATGACTTAAAAATAACAATGATAAAGAAACAGCAAAAAACGACAGCGACAACAACTCAGTATGCTCACCCAAATCAAAACTGCGCTTAGGAAACAGCCATACAGGAAACATAGCAACAGTCAGTTGCAGCCACCACAGCACACACAACGTGCGACGCGCATCATTAGGACTCACGATTCGTGCTCAGCCTGATGTTCACGGCCCAGTAAATGGCCTAACTTGCCAGCTTTAGTTGCTAAGTACAGTTTATTGTAGGTATTTTGCCCTACCTGCAGCGATACACGGCGGGCGACTTCAACACCGAAACCTTGCAGCGCACTGACTTTACGTGGGTTATTGGTCATTAACTTCAACGAGTGCACGCCTAGATGGTCAAGCATCGGCTGACAAATAGAGTAATCACGCAAGTCTGCAGCAAAGCCCAGCTGTTCATTGGCTTCAACCGTATCTGCACCACCATCTTGCAAATTATAGGCGCGAATTTTATTCAGCAAACCAATGCCACGCCCTTCTTGACGCAGGTATAACAATACTCCGCGCCCTTCTTCGGCAATCGCGCGCAAAGCGGCTTCAAGCTGCGCGCCACAATCACAGCGCAAGCTAAACAAAGCATCACCGGTCAGACACTCAGAATGCAAACGGCCGAGTACAGGCTGACCATCAGCGATATCCCCTAAGGTTAATGCAACATGCTCTTTGCCTGTTTCTTCATCAAAGAAACCATGCATGGTGAACTCAGCAAATGGGGTGGGTAATTTGGAGGCAGCGACAAAAACGACAGACACCAGAATAACTCCTAGGCTTTTATAGGTGGCGCATTGTAGCGCTTCACCTCTGACTCGAACAGGCAAACCGACATTATGTTAATTTTGACTTAAATGCGCACTCACTCAAACAACGCATCCAAGGCCTCTTCGAGGCGCGTAACAGCGATCACTTCTAGCCCAGCAGGCATTTCACGCGGCGCATTGGCTTTGGGCACAATAGCGCGTTTAAAGCCATGCTTGGCTGCTTCTTTTAAACGCTCTTGGCCACTGGGCACAGGCCTGATCTCACCGGACAAGCCGATTTCGCCAAACACCAACAAACCATGTTCAAGCGGACGGTTAAGCAGGCTGGAAATAATGGCGGCCATCAAGGCTAAATCCGATGCTGTTTCCAACACTTTTACGCCACCCACCACATTCAGAAATACATCTTGATCGTGAGTGGGGATACCGCCATGACGGTGCAACACGGCGAGCAACATCGCCAAGCGGTTTTGGTCCAAGCCAACGGTTACCCGGCGCGGATTACCTAAATGGCTGGTATCAACTAAGGCCTGCACTTCAATCAACATTGGTCGCGAGCCTTCCCACGTTGCCATCACCACACTGCCCGATACCGCTTCTTGGGCACGATTAAGAAAAATAGCCGAGGGATTTGAGACTTCTTTAAGGCCGCGATCAGTCATGCCAAACACGCCCAGCTCATTGACTGCGCCAAAGCGATTTTTCACTGCGCGCAGCATACGCAAACGGCCATCTGCTTCACCTTCAAAATAAAGCACGGTATCCACCATATGCTCCAGCACGCGCGGCCCAGCTAACGCGCCGTCCTTAGTGACATGTCCGACTAAGAAAATCGCTGTGCCACTTTGTTTGGCATAACGCACCAGTAAGGCGGCACTTTCACGCACTTGCGAGACACCGCCAGGAGCGGATTGTAACTGTTCAGTAAAAATTGTTTGAATCGAGTCAATCACCATCACCCGTGGTTTTTCTCGGCGCGCGACGGCTAATATCGTTTCAATACAGGTTTCGGTCATCACTTTGAGCTTGTCTTGCGGCAAATCGAGTCGACGTGCACGCATCGCCACTTGCTGCTGAGACTCTTCACCTGTGACGTACAGCGCTGTGGTGGTTTTTGCCATGTTGCACAGGGTTTGCAAAAGAATTGTGGATTTA comes from Pseudomonas sp. C27(2019) and encodes:
- a CDS encoding pyridoxal phosphate-dependent aminotransferase; this encodes MTFSYSARSRAIEPFHVMALLQRANELQAEGHDVIHLEIGEPDFNTAEPIIQAGQAALASGHTRYTAARGLPALREAIAGFYASRYGLDINPERIMITPGGSGALLLASALLVDPGKHWLLADPGYPCNRHFLRLVEGNAQLVPVGPEVNYQLTAGLVERYWDQDSVGALVASPANPTGTVLSREELKALSAALHERGGHLVVDEIYHGLTYGMDAASVLEVDNDAFVLNSFSKYFGMTGWRLGWLVAPEAAVPELEKLAQNIYISAPTLSQHAALACFEPDTIAIFEERRAEFAARRDYLLPALRELGFKIEVEPQGAFYLYADISGFGGDAFDFCRHFLETEQVAITPGVDFGRSRAHQHVRFAYTQSVPRLEQAVERIARGLVSWKAQHAV
- a CDS encoding MFS transporter, with translation MSPNDARRTLCVLWWLQLTVAMFPVWLFPKRSFDLGEHTELLSLSFFAVSLSLLFLSHKPFQRFKHAVIAVGKARHTEQEPAAWQCLLHTRLHALWYACIPAWTAALAKTIGLELPVVVLLALATPVLFWLYRTPRQLS
- the ribA gene encoding GTP cyclohydrolase II, which encodes MSVVFVAASKLPTPFAEFTMHGFFDEETGKEHVALTLGDIADGQPVLGRLHSECLTGDALFSLRCDCGAQLEAALRAIAEEGRGVLLYLRQEGRGIGLLNKIRAYNLQDGGADTVEANEQLGFAADLRDYSICQPMLDHLGVHSLKLMTNNPRKVSALQGFGVEVARRVSLQVGQNTYNKLYLATKAGKLGHLLGREHQAEHES
- the radA gene encoding DNA repair protein RadA, whose product is MAKAKRMYGCTECGSTFPKWAGQCGECGVWNTLVETMIEAGTSEKTGRAGWAGDQAELKTLAQVSVEEVPRFSTQSGELDRVLGGGLVDGSVVLLGGDPGIGKSTILLQTLCNMAKTTTALYVTGEESQQQVAMRARRLDLPQDKLKVMTETCIETILAVARREKPRVMVIDSIQTIFTEQLQSAPGGVSQVRESAALLVRYAKQSGTAIFLVGHVTKDGALAGPRVLEHMVDTVLYFEGEADGRLRMLRAVKNRFGAVNELGVFGMTDRGLKEVSNPSAIFLNRAQEAVSGSVVMATWEGSRPMLIEVQALVDTSHLGNPRRVTVGLDQNRLAMLLAVLHRHGGIPTHDQDVFLNVVGGVKVLETASDLALMAAIISSLLNRPLEHGLLVFGEIGLSGEIRPVPSGQERLKEAAKHGFKRAIVPKANAPREMPAGLEVIAVTRLEEALDALFE